Part of the Sulfitobacter sp. D7 genome, CGTGTCGTCTGCCTTGTCCGCCCAAGCCGCACCCGTGGCGGCGGCAAGGATAAGGCCGGTGATGGTAGATTTCAGGACCGTGGATTTCATGGTCAACTCCCCTGTTGGTTTACGAATTTAGTTCCGTATCGTTTTTGACTTGCGAAGCGTATCATATAATAATACTTGATATCGCTATACGATTAGTAAACGCAATGAGCTTGGCATACGTCAAGCCCCGGTTTGAACAATTGGGCCGGTTTCAGGGGTAGGTGATTGGAAAAGAAGCAAAATACGCTCTATGTGGGATCACTTGCCAAGGGGCTGCGACTGCTCCGCGCTTTTGATGAATCGCATACGGAATTGTCACTGGTAGAGCTGGCCGCGCGCAGCGGGCTGGACAAAAGTGCCGTGCAACGCCTTGCGAATACGCTGCATATCGAAGGCATGTTGGAGAAGGATCCGGCCACCCGGCGCTATCGCCCCTCCCATGCATGGCTCGAACTGGCCTATGCTTATTACTGGTCAGATCAACTGGTCGGGCAGGCGATTCCCAAGCTGATCGACCTCAGCCAAGAGATCGGTGAGACGGTGAATCTGGCCGAGCTTTCCAAGGACCATATCATCTACGTCAGCCGCTTGCCCTGCCAACGGACCTACTTCGCGGCGACGGTGATCGGGCGGCGGCTGCCTGCGCTTTCGACATCGGCGGGGCGGGCGATCATCTCGACCTTCTCGCCCGAAGACCGGGAAGAGGCGATTGAGACTTGGCCGCTCAAGCCCTTTACCGCGCGCACCACGATGGACCGCGCCACGATCCGCAACAGCATCAATGAGGCCGTCCAACATGGCCATGCGATTTCAAGCGATCAGATGATTCTGTCAGAGATCGGTGTGGCCTGCCCGATCACCGGCCCCGACGGGCGCGCCTTTGCGGCGGTGCAATGTTCGGTCTCGGCTCACACCTGGACGCGCGAGCGGATCAGGGCCGAAATTCTGCCGCGGTTGCAGGACACGGCGAACGCGATTTCACCATCCTCACAGGTGCATCGGCGCTAGAAAAAGGCCGGAGCATTTCGCCCCGGCCTTTGATTTCTTATTCCCAGTTCAGCTTTTCTTCGCGCTGCCATAACCGCAGCTTGCGGCAGGACTGAAGGAAGTCACCCGCATTCTCGGCAGAGACCTCCACCGTGCCCTCGTCCTTCTCAACGCCGGCGGCATTGAGCAGCGGATCGGCGGCTTTGGTCCACGCGATGAATTTGTTATGCGCAAAGGCGTCCGAGACGAAATCCTGCGAGGGTTTGTTCTTGGCGATCTTGTCAGCCTTTTCGTCGCCAAAGACCAAGGCCACCGCATCAAAGACCACCGACGGCCCGCCGTCGATCTTTTCATCCGCCGCGCGGGTGCTGCCATCTGACAGGGTGACCCCTTGGATATGCGGCGTCACGATCGCGACCATCGCGCCCTCGTCGGCGAACGTTTTCTCCAAGGCTTCCACGATCGACGCATCGGCGCCCTCCGTCAGGAACAGACCCAGCTTGCGGCCCGCGAAAGTGTTCGGCGGGTTTTTCAGAATGCTGAGCGCATCTGATGGCGGCAGATCGGTGATCGGGGTCCGGGCGGGTGTGGCCGGTTCCGGCATCTCGGTCACGCCAAGACCTTCGGCCACTTGTTTGGCCAGATCGTCATGCACGTTCATCAGATGCGACAGCATCCGCAGGCGAATGCGCTCTTCCTGACATTTCGACAGTTCGAACGTATAGGCCGCCGCGATATGCTGCTGTTCGATCTCTGTCTGGCTGATGTAGAACTGCCGCGCTTGGCTGTAGTGGTCGGCGAATGTCTCAGAGCGCACGCGCTGTTTGGTGCCACCGACCTCTTCCGCGTAGCTTTTGAACCCAATCTCCGGGTTTTCACGCGGGCCGCCATCGTCGCCCCAACTGTTGGGCTCATAGTTCACGCGGCCCTTGGGGTTGTGCATCGCCATATGGCCGTCTTGCTGGAAATGGTGGAACGGGCATTTCGGCGCGTTGATCGGGATATGGGTAAAGTTCGGCCCCCCGAGGCGTTTGATCTGTGTGTCCAGGTATGAAAAGTTCCGCCCCTGTAGCAGCGGATCGTTAGTGTGGTCGATCCCGCGCACGATGTTATGGGTGCAAAAGGCCACCTGCTCGGTCTCGGCAAAGAAGTTGTCGACGTTGGCATCCAACGTCAGCGTGCCAATGATGCGCACCGGCACCTGTTCTTCGGGGATCAACTTGGTCGCGTCGAGTATGTCGAACTCAAAATTGTCGGCGAATTCGTCGTCAAAGACCTGAATGCCCAGATCCCACTGCGGGTAATCGCCCGCGTCGATGGCATCCCACATGTCGCGGCGGTGGAAATCCGGGTCCGCGCCGTTGATCTTGAGCGCCTCGTTCCAGACCACCGATTGCACACCTTGCTTGGGCTTCCAGTGGAACTTGACGTAATGGGATTTGCCCTCGGCATTGACCAGCCGGAAGGTGTGGACGCCAAAGCCTTCCATGAAGCGGAAGGAGCGTGGGATCGCCCGGTCGGACATCTGCCACAGCGTCATGTGGGTCGCCTCGGGAGAGAGCGACACGAAATCCCAGAAGTTGTCATGCGCCGATTGCGCCTGTGGGAAGCCGCGGTCAGGGGCCGGTTTGACGGAGTGGATGAGGTCGGGGAACTTGATCGCGTCTTGGATGAAGAACACGGGGATGTTGTTGCCGACCAAGTCCCAATTGCCCTCTTTGGTGTAGAACTTCGTGGCAAAGCCGCGCACGTCACGGGCCAGATCAAAGGACCCTTTGTTGCCCGCGACGGTTGAGAAACGGGTGAAGGTCGGGGTCTTTTCGCCGACGCGCTGGAAAATATCAGCGGCAGAAAGTTCGGGGATCGCTTCTTTGAGTTCGAAATGCCCATGCACCCCGTAGCCGCGGGCGTGAACGACACGCTCTGGAATGCGCTCGTGATCGAAATGGAACATCTTTTCGCGAAAAACGTGGTCTTCCATCAAGACCGGGCCGCGCGGGCCTGCTTTGAGCGAGTTTTGATCATCCGCGATCGGACCGCCCTGCGCGGTCGTCATCGTCTTTTCACGGTCCGTGGTTTGCTGGCGGGGTTCACCGCCTTTGCCAAGTTCTTTGTCTGTCATGATCTTTCTCCACAGCGCCCCCGGAAATAATCGAGAGGATTTCTTGCTAATATGTGGCGGGCACAGATGGCCGCTCCAGAGGGGGCGGTAATCGCCCGACCCTATGAAAGTTCAACAGCCCCGGCGGTGCGGGGTTCCGATGTTTCTGCGACCTGAGCGGGAAAGTTCTCGCCCCTCCAGCAATTGGCTGGCGCCTGACCGGGCGACGCGGTTGCTTCCTCTCCCTCTGGCAGGTTTAGAAAGGCGCGCAGCTTCGCGATATGCGCAGGCAGTTCTCGGACCGGGACGCGCTGCGGTTGCGGAACCTGTGCGGGCCAGCACCCCAAAGTGCCGCGCTGCACCTGATCAAGAAGGGTCGCTGCATTCGGCAAACAGTCGTCGGCCAAATATTTCGTTCCGGCCAGCCGAATACGCAGGGTATCCGCCATTCCGCCCGCCGCCCGTCCGACAAGCCTGCAAGAGGCTTCGACCCAGATGTCATCCGCGTGATGCACCCGAAGGCCCGCCGCCCGCGCGGCGCGGATGATCGCGCGGTCCTCGCCGCAGGGGATCGGGGCGAAGCCGCCGACGGCCTCATAGGCCGCGCGGGTAAAGCCAAGGCTGGCCCCCGGTGCTTCGCCGTGGCTGTTTTGCAGATCGGCGCAGTTGGGGGCATGGCGGGCGTAGAGTTCCAGCACCAAGCGGCGATAGGCGGACTCATTGGCCTCTAGGCCGGGGTCTTGCCCCGCCAAACAGGCGGCTTCTTCGGGGTTCAGCGTCACTCTGCCACAAAGGGCATCGTAGCGGTGCAGGTGTTGAATGCTGCGGGCGACCCAATCGGGGCTGACGCGGCAATCGGCATCGGTGGTCAGGATCTGGCGCAGATGGGGCATCTGTTCCATGGCCACGGCGCCGCCCTTCCGCCGCGCCGCTCCGACCCCCATGCCGGGCGGAAAGGTGAGGTCGAGCACAGAAAGGTCGATGCCATGTCGCGCCGCCGCAAGCGTGGCAATCTTGGCGGTGTCGTCGTCGGTGTTGTTCACCACAAGGATCACGCGGATACGGTCATTGCACTGCGGGGCAAGAGCGCTCAGGCAGGCGCCGATCCGCTTCGCCTCATTCCGGGCGGGGATGATGATTGCGGTGTCTTTCCAGCGCTCGAAACTCATGCCCGCTCCCCCGGAAACGCGCGGTCGATGCGGTAGTTCTCGGTCTCACTCACGCAGGTGAATTCATGGGTGCTGAGCGCACGTGCAAAGCCCTTGAGCGCCTCTTCTCCCTGAAGCGGGTTCCCGGTGTCCCCGCGCCAAGTCACACAGATGATCTCGGCCTGCGGCCAACGGGTCGCGATGTCGGAGGCCAGATGCTCCAGCCCCGGATGATCCAGAAAATAAAGCACCTCTGACAGGATCAGCAGATCAAAGTCACCCTCGGGCAGGGGGCCGGGATAGAACCCTTGAATGAACCGCCCCTCAGGCACCGCTTGCCGCGCGGCGATGAGGGCGCTGGCCACGGCGTCCATCCCGGTATAACGCGCGCAAAGGTCAATCAGGTGCCGCGCCAATTGCCCATTGCCGCAGCCCACCTCAAAGGCCGAGCGGTAGCCATCTTGCGCAAGCGCCGCCCGCGTCGCCGCGAATTTGGCCTGCTCATAGGCGCTATGCTTAAACCCCCAAGGATCGCTCGTCTCGGCATAGAGACCTTGAAGGTGATCCAACCCCACGCCCATCACGGCATCCTCCAGAAAATCTCTTCTTGTTGCGCGAACAGGTCGATCATCGCATCGGGCAGGACAAACCCTTGGGGGTCGTCTTGCACGACCTGCCCAAGCTGACTGCGATGCGCCCGGATCGCGGCGGTTTTGGCCCCACGGTAGGTGGCGGTGTCGAGGGTGAGGGGGCCGTAGCCTGCGGTGTTCGCTGTGAAGTTCGGATCGTCAAAACGGCTCCAGACCGGGTAGCTGTGGAAATGCAGATCGGGCCGCTGCGCCCGCAACGCCTCGGCCAGTTTTGCGGTTGTCTGATGATCGCAATGTTTGTCTTCGCGGGCGGGAACAAAGACGTGCCGCGCGGCTTGGCCGTCGATCAGCGCTGTCAGCGCGGGCAGGATGTCGGCGGCGGAAACCTCATGCAAACGGCTGTCAGGGTGGCCGAGCCACGTCAGGTCCGCCGTGCCGCCGCCGAGAATTTCAAGCGCCTCAATCAACTCGCCGCGGCGCGTTTCGGCCAATCGCACCGGGGGCCAGTCGCGAGAGGCGGGGTGGCTGGCGCTGCCATCGGTCACGCAGACAACATGCGCCCCGGCGCCTGCAAAGGCACGGGCCAAAAGGCCGCCGCAGCCGAGTGTTTCATCGTCGGGATGGGGCGCCAAGACCACGATCTTTTCGCGGCCAGACAGGGCATCGGCAAGGGGCGCGCTACGGCTCATCCAAAGACACCCCAAGCCGCTTTTTCACTGGAAAGCGCGTGGCCTGCGGCGCGTTGCAGAAAAGCGTCCCGCGCTGCTTGGCGCAGGTAGACCGACAGGTCCCGCGCCATGCGGCCAGTCTCGGAAGAGGCCGTGAAATGCCGCAGGCCGAGGCTTTGCTCAACCGCTTTGATCGTGTCGAGGGCGACTTCCTCGGTGTAGAGCCGCGCCGCGATGGAGGTGCCGACGATGGTCTCTTCCTCGTGGTCGCCCACGTTGGCCTCGCCTGCGCGTTCGACCAGTGCCATCCCGGCCCAGACCCGCATCAAGACCTGCATCAGTCGCGCCAATTGGGCTTCGGCCTCAAGCCGGTCTATATCGCGCAGGGCGCTGGCCGCCGCATCGATCAACCCCGCGGCCGCGCCAGCCTGAAGCGCCGCGATCCGCCAGACCCCGCCGATGAAATGCGGCTCTTTCAGGTAGTCACCCGGGGCACCGATCCGGGCCTCTTCGCCCAAGGGCAGCCCGGAGAAATTATACGTCCCCGAGGCCGTGGCCCGCATCCCCAGCATGTCCCATTGTGTGGCATCGCCCCGTCTCGGGTCAGTCACATCAATCAGCGCAAGCTGCACCTTGGGGCCGGAATTGAGCGAGATAAGCGCGTGGGTGACGGTGCCGAGACCAGAGGCGAAGATCTTCTCACCTTGCAACACACTGCCCTCGGCCTTTGCAGGCGTGCCGCCATCGGCCCCCCAGACCCCCAACAGTCCGCCGTCTTTGATCACCTGTTTTGCGTGTTCTGCCTGTGCCGGACTGCCGTAGAGCCGGATCAGGCGCAGCGCGTTAACGTGGCCTTCCCACAAACGCCCCACGCTAAGATTGGCCGCGCCGATCTGCATCAGCGCATGGGCGGTGCGCAGGGGGGAGGCAGCACCGTCTTCCAGCATCAGACCCGCGTCGCGCAGAATCTCGATGGAGGCGCTGATCGGTGCCGTGCCCGCCTCCTCGCTCGGCGCCGCTTTGCGCAATGCGCTTCGGGCCGCTTGAGAAAGGACATCCGGTTGAGAACTGGGCGGAAAAGGATCGAAACGCGGCGCACTGTTCATGACAGTTTCCGACAGCCGCTCACGGGTATAATCACCAGATCAAGCATCACGATTCAGCCCCCATTCATGAAACGGGCAGCCTGCGCGGTCGGTAGCACTGCCTTTGACAGTGCAACCGATCAACTTATGCCTTGGTTCCCCCTTACGTTGCAGCCGCGAGGGGGGAGCCGATTTCAGCCCTCAGGAATCTCGCCCATCACCTTGGGCACGTGGTAGCCTTTTTGCACCGCGTCGCGCGCGCGTAGCCGTTGGTACCACGCCCGGACATTGGGGTAATCGGCAAGGTCGATCTGCTGCCATTCATAGCGCGAGACCCAAGGCCAGCAGGCCATATCGGCGATGGAGTATTCGCCGCAAATGTGGTCGCGCCCCTCAAGCTGTTTGTCGAGCACGCCATAAAGCCGTTTGACCTCCGCGCCGAAGCGGTCTTCGGCATAGGCGGCCTTGCCGGGGTTGAAATGCAGG contains:
- a CDS encoding IclR family transcriptional regulator, producing MEKKQNTLYVGSLAKGLRLLRAFDESHTELSLVELAARSGLDKSAVQRLANTLHIEGMLEKDPATRRYRPSHAWLELAYAYYWSDQLVGQAIPKLIDLSQEIGETVNLAELSKDHIIYVSRLPCQRTYFAATVIGRRLPALSTSAGRAIISTFSPEDREEAIETWPLKPFTARTTMDRATIRNSINEAVQHGHAISSDQMILSEIGVACPITGPDGRAFAAVQCSVSAHTWTRERIRAEILPRLQDTANAISPSSQVHRR
- a CDS encoding catalase; translated protein: MTDKELGKGGEPRQQTTDREKTMTTAQGGPIADDQNSLKAGPRGPVLMEDHVFREKMFHFDHERIPERVVHARGYGVHGHFELKEAIPELSAADIFQRVGEKTPTFTRFSTVAGNKGSFDLARDVRGFATKFYTKEGNWDLVGNNIPVFFIQDAIKFPDLIHSVKPAPDRGFPQAQSAHDNFWDFVSLSPEATHMTLWQMSDRAIPRSFRFMEGFGVHTFRLVNAEGKSHYVKFHWKPKQGVQSVVWNEALKINGADPDFHRRDMWDAIDAGDYPQWDLGIQVFDDEFADNFEFDILDATKLIPEEQVPVRIIGTLTLDANVDNFFAETEQVAFCTHNIVRGIDHTNDPLLQGRNFSYLDTQIKRLGGPNFTHIPINAPKCPFHHFQQDGHMAMHNPKGRVNYEPNSWGDDGGPRENPEIGFKSYAEEVGGTKQRVRSETFADHYSQARQFYISQTEIEQQHIAAAYTFELSKCQEERIRLRMLSHLMNVHDDLAKQVAEGLGVTEMPEPATPARTPITDLPPSDALSILKNPPNTFAGRKLGLFLTEGADASIVEALEKTFADEGAMVAIVTPHIQGVTLSDGSTRAADEKIDGGPSVVFDAVALVFGDEKADKIAKNKPSQDFVSDAFAHNKFIAWTKAADPLLNAAGVEKDEGTVEVSAENAGDFLQSCRKLRLWQREEKLNWE
- a CDS encoding glycosyltransferase; the encoded protein is MSFERWKDTAIIIPARNEAKRIGACLSALAPQCNDRIRVILVVNNTDDDTAKIATLAAARHGIDLSVLDLTFPPGMGVGAARRKGGAVAMEQMPHLRQILTTDADCRVSPDWVARSIQHLHRYDALCGRVTLNPEEAACLAGQDPGLEANESAYRRLVLELYARHAPNCADLQNSHGEAPGASLGFTRAAYEAVGGFAPIPCGEDRAIIRAARAAGLRVHHADDIWVEASCRLVGRAAGGMADTLRIRLAGTKYLADDCLPNAATLLDQVQRGTLGCWPAQVPQPQRVPVRELPAHIAKLRAFLNLPEGEEATASPGQAPANCWRGENFPAQVAETSEPRTAGAVELS
- a CDS encoding class I SAM-dependent methyltransferase; this translates as MGVGLDHLQGLYAETSDPWGFKHSAYEQAKFAATRAALAQDGYRSAFEVGCGNGQLARHLIDLCARYTGMDAVASALIAARQAVPEGRFIQGFYPGPLPEGDFDLLILSEVLYFLDHPGLEHLASDIATRWPQAEIICVTWRGDTGNPLQGEEALKGFARALSTHEFTCVSETENYRIDRAFPGERA
- a CDS encoding PIG-L deacetylase family protein; its protein translation is MSRSAPLADALSGREKIVVLAPHPDDETLGCGGLLARAFAGAGAHVVCVTDGSASHPASRDWPPVRLAETRRGELIEALEILGGGTADLTWLGHPDSRLHEVSAADILPALTALIDGQAARHVFVPAREDKHCDHQTTAKLAEALRAQRPDLHFHSYPVWSRFDDPNFTANTAGYGPLTLDTATYRGAKTAAIRAHRSQLGQVVQDDPQGFVLPDAMIDLFAQQEEIFWRMP
- a CDS encoding acyl-CoA dehydrogenase, with translation MNSAPRFDPFPPSSQPDVLSQAARSALRKAAPSEEAGTAPISASIEILRDAGLMLEDGAASPLRTAHALMQIGAANLSVGRLWEGHVNALRLIRLYGSPAQAEHAKQVIKDGGLLGVWGADGGTPAKAEGSVLQGEKIFASGLGTVTHALISLNSGPKVQLALIDVTDPRRGDATQWDMLGMRATASGTYNFSGLPLGEEARIGAPGDYLKEPHFIGGVWRIAALQAGAAAGLIDAAASALRDIDRLEAEAQLARLMQVLMRVWAGMALVERAGEANVGDHEEETIVGTSIAARLYTEEVALDTIKAVEQSLGLRHFTASSETGRMARDLSVYLRQAARDAFLQRAAGHALSSEKAAWGVFG